In the Salvia miltiorrhiza cultivar Shanhuang (shh) chromosome 8, IMPLAD_Smil_shh, whole genome shotgun sequence genome, tgctgagaagactaagcgttgaaaagaaagtcaacatcatcagcatcagatcagatcgtggaactgaattcctcaataccATCATTCGTGACTATTGTGAGGAataaggaatcagtcatcaaacttctgcagcaaggactcctcaacaaaatggagtagcagaaagaagaaacaggtctttgaaggaagcagcaaggacgatgctagccgaatcaacaCTCcatttgaagttttgggccgaagcagtcaacaacgcatgttACACACAAAATCGCTCCTTCTTCACTCAAAGAcgtggaaaaactccatacgagctatggaagaacaggaagccttcaatctcatattttcatgctttcggttctaagtgtttcatccacaacaatgataagaggagattaaacacatttgatagcaaggctgatccaggaatttttcttggatactctggaactgaacgatctAGCAAAgtctatcgagtgtttaactctcaaactctttgtgttgaagaaacaccacatgttgttttttatgagtctactgatgatttcaggaaacaggaaactgaaagaagtgttgagaacactgaagtttctaGAGCTGAAATAAACGACACCGAACCTTCTACAGTCTTGGTGTGAGGACCAGGAAAAGAcaaagatactgaaaagcttcagtatcagaagatcagttaAAGGTATGAAGATCAGACTGGAGTCAcaacagatggcatcagtcaagggagAACTCCAGTTGCCGAAGCACGAGTTGAACATACCGAAGCAGCTCCAgttcaactctcccctgctccagaggATGCTCAAcgcttcagaaccattctgactgaagaacctccaccatcaccagaagagatcaagaagtatcgaagatggtttgaactccattcaaatgagaacatcattggagaaccatcagacggtgtaaagactcgaagatcaatgtgcaatctcgtctttgatatcaaccataattgcatcaacgaagataagaacttCAGCTGCTTCTTATCATCAACAGAGCCCAAGGACgtcgaagaagctctgaagtccactcaatgggtcatcgcaatgcaagaagaactcaatgaattcaatcggaattcagtttgggagcttgtagATCGACCAGAagatgcaaaagtgattggtttgaaatgaattttcaaaaacaagaaagacgaagaaggaaatgttgtgagaaacaaggcaaggcttgtagcaaaaggttacagtcaagaagaaggaatcgactacgatgagacttttgccccagttgccagattggaagcagtcaggctcttcttagccttcgcagctcacaaaggattcaatgtacaccaaatggatgtgaaatgcgcatttcttaatggagtactcaccgatgaagtctacgtggaacaacctccaggttttgaggttgcaggaccagaaaaggtgtacaagctgaaaaaagcgctctatggctggaaacaagctccaagagcatggtataaTACTCTCTCtaagtatcttgttgaacaaggattcaagaaaggatctgtggacagaactttgttcactctcaaagaaggagaagatcttctacttgttcaaatttatgtcgatgacataattttcggatccaaatccgaacgcatgtgcaagaagtttgctgatatcATCACTAAcaagtttcagatgtccatgatgggagaaatgaatttctttttgggactacaagtcaagcagaccagcgaagaaatactgatcaatcagtcaaagtatgccaaagaactgatcgccaagttcggtattcagcacatgaaatcagtcaagatcccaatgaagacaaactggaaagttgatccaggatcagaaggaaaatctgtatctttaaccaaatacagagaaatcattggattattgctgtatttgactgcgagcagaccagacatcgcatatgcagtcggggtttgtgcaaaatatcagtcagatccaaaggaagctcatatggatgctgcaaaacgaattttgcgatatctcaaaggcacacccaacttaggattgtggtacccaactgacgatgacttcaagctcaccggatattcagactcagattttgcaggatgcaaaattgatcgcaaatcaacgtCGAGAACTTGTCAATTTCTAGGCAACAaactcatctcatggttttcaaagaagcagacttcagtcgccacctccacaactaaagctgaatatgttgctgcgagaagctgctgttcacaactcctatggctagtccaacaactgaaggactatgggatcgaagaaaaggaagacccaatctattgcgacagctccagtgctattgcaatctcgcataatccagttcatcacaccagagtcaagcatactgctattcgacatcacttcattcgtgatcatgttgaaaagaaggatatctctgttgaatggatttcgaccacagttcagagagcagacttgctaaccaaagctcttcctgaagaaaggttcaacgatctatgtggaaggatcggcctcatcaacccagaagagtgatgctgtgtttgaagatctcctcGAACAGTCAtgatgactggtggtcaaccaactgatgCTCTACgactgctgacgtggaaagaAATGAAGATAAGTCTTCATCTGAAGGAAACTCATCCTGATAAGTCAACCAGTatcagtggtatcgactgactacaatgatcggtcgatcagtaagtattttcaaacttactatttaaaatcagttatttcagttatgagtcttttgtctgtttttaaaagttttctctaactgatcagtttgtttcaaaatctttaactgattgttggaaaatggaatatccgagaaggaaaAGTACTTTTTAAAAGGGAAATCTGTATttgatttaacttgtcctgatcatttcttaaaaatctttccaaccttttgcctctgaaataaaaatcttgagaatctcattgatttgacaaaatgcaatgatCTTTCTCAACTTTTGAAGCCTCCGTCCTCTgtagtgacggcggacgtgaaattttacttcaaaaacatttttaggcacagttttcgaaaaactttttaTCTTCCTTCTTGGTAaaatttgtctatttatacTTTGAAGTCTTCActtattttctgcatcaactaactaATCTCCACAGCTTTCACTATGAGAAAAATTTTTAATCtttcaaagttgcagagaaaattttattccgacaaaggagaaattcaatgactgcaaagttatggagtgggagaatgacgctcacatacttggtcttcaccgaacccttccactggatctcaacatCTCTCTGACGCCAAAGCTTGCTCtattctcacttgtatccagcgacgaTAGTGTCTTCTATCCTCATGCCCAGCCCATACGGTTTGAAGTATCTGTTTCAagaagacggacttcacctggTTCTCAGGCAAGCATCacacctttttgtgaagcttccatatggtgcaacaacaatgagcaggagctcgttgtcagccggcgcaatatcgacagtgctagtTCTCACGACTATCACTGATTCAATTTTCCTTCCCCACATCCATTTCCTACCAAAGAAAGAACGCTACCTACTTTCAATTTAGGGAGGACGAAGATTGAGGACCTAAGCTCAAATTTGAATCTGAGTCACAACGGCAGAAAACTGAAGATGGACCTCCTCCAACGAATCTTTCTCAGGACGCTGCCTATAAATAAAGCTCAAGGATCAACCCCATTCATCACCGATTCAACGCACAAGTTGAAACTTTGTCGAACTCAAGAGCCAACAACTTCACTACAATCAGTTTGAATAGAAGAAGAGAATACTCACAGTTATAactatcagtctaactgataacGTACGTTCTCTAAGTTTTCTTAGGCATATACTTTCAAAATCATTAGCCTAGAAACTGATTACTAAAAgtctgttctcagtaatcctaaTATCTAATCCACTTTAGTTTTTGACAACgtattatctatatatacctaatatttaaataattttcactactccactttatttattaattacacattttttaatctccgtaTCAAAAAATAATGTgacatttataatgggataACTTCCCAGTAGAAaacaacacgaattttaagaaaaaattgttaAGTGTGTTGATagtaaagaaaaaatattataattagtattaacagtggtgaaaatatgttataattagtattgaaaatggtgaaatattgaaaagtaaaaataaataaaatgagtaTTATTAGCGATTGAGTAATATCCCAAAATGGATATGAAGTTATTTGCGGGACgttctaaaaagaaaatatagaaaattatttgggtggcagagggagtaattttttttagactaaactatgtcttttaTCATCTTGACCAATTGAAGGCCCGTATCCATTCGTTTATATTAGGCCCAATTTAGAGTTATAAAATGCCCACTAGAATCCATAAAATATATCAACAACGAGAAGCTTTCCACTATACACAGCTCGAGGGCTAGAGAGAAAACTAgagtgagaaaaatgatctacaGGAAGTGGAGTCTGCTAACCGGCCCGACCTCGATCATCGCCGGAGTAATCGGCACTGTGGTGGTTGCCGATCTCCTCTTCGTTGATAACGTAAGATTTTTCTTTCTCTTAGGGTTTCGATATTTGAATCGTAATGATATGTATTTGCCCATTGCTCGTTAAAAATGGACTGAATTTATGTGCTCCTGTATATTCATCTAATtaaatcatttatttttctgttctGAATGAACATTTTTGGATCCGAAGAGATTAATCGAGTAATTTATCTTCGTGTATGATTTATCTGCTGGATTTGTAGCTGATCGAATTTTTACTGGATGTGCCAATGATGAATCTTTAACGTGGTGACTCTTTTAGGCCTAAATATACAGAACGATTTTGGTTTATCAATATATTGGAATTGGCCTTGTAGTAAAGCTGTGAGCAATTTTTCGAGTAGATTTTTAGGATACATGTAGCTAGTGTGCTGAAATGGAGAGATGATTATATACTTGTATTAggtgtttctttttatttataaacGTTTCATCAACTGCATCCCTTTTTCCATTTTAGTTTCGGAGTATTGTGTAGAATGTTGTGTTCAATAAATTTGTGGAGTTTTTGAAGATTTGCACTTGTTTTCAACACCCAAATCtagaaattctaatatatatagtttGAGTTGATTCGTTGCGCTCGCTGCTACCTGATTTCCGAACCTACTGTAGGAAGTTCGATTGGTtcttgggggggggggggggggggggggggggggggcggaGGTGGGATTATTTTCAAGTAGCTCTCCACCTTTTGAGATTATTGATGAGCATCTACATCTGTTGAATTACTTGATTGTCTTTTGATTGTAATATATGTGAAGAATAATTGGTTCAATCTTTGAAAGGTTCAATGCAAGATCAGTGATGAGAAGGGGAACATTTCAACTAATTTTAAGTTGATGCATGACCTGTACTCTAGGTTGTGAACTTTTTAATCGTAAAACACTGGCACAAACACATGCTACTCTGATACTATTTGCTGTAGTGTAATCAGTTTCTATCGAAGTTGAGAAATGGCTTTCTTAGACAATGTCACAAGAACATCTTTCACTTTCTAGTTTGACTGTGTTCTAGTTTGGTTAATGTTATCTTCGTTCAACGTATTCTTTTGTAAACTGAGGTCCCTTCATCTTCCCTTACTAGAAATCTGGTTAAGTAGTGATTCTTTATAGCTTACAGTTCTCCCATGGTTATGCATTGATATTGTGCCCCTGACTTCATCGAGCTCTTTACTCACTGAACAACTCTTGATATTTTACGAATGATCTGGCATCAGTTTTATGCTCCATCTCGTCATGCAGGGTTGGTTGCGCAAGGGAGATGAAAAAAAGCAAGAACCAGCAACTTCATCCAAGTAGAAGCAGATAGGATGCATTGTCTTCTTCTCTTTTGTCAAAAACGTGTTGTTGAATAAATTTATGTTGTTCGTTGTAAAACTCAGTTTTTGTGTTTAAATCTTTTGAGTTTTCATCAACAGCCTCAGTTCCAAAAATGGGAAATATGTGAGGTTATCTGGATAGCAAGAAAATCAAGAAGTTGAGGTAAATTTTTTTTGAGACGAAGTTGAGGTAATTAGTAATTCTATTTTCATTTAGTTTTCATATACAAATGTTATACTCCCATCTAAAGGAAGGGGATCAAATATGATCTACTTCCTATATCTGTTTTCCAAATGATTTATTTGCCTCTTgagttgaaaatataaattatttatatatcgTGCAATGCACAATAGCAAAACTAGCACGCAAGTAATTACAAAACTGACTTATTGCAAAAATTATCTTTGGTTTCTAAGCAGCATTTCCATGATCAAATCATTCCAAGAATCTATAGGCCCAGGTAAGCACCAATGCAAACAGTCATTCTGAATCTTTGCATCCTTGTCCTTCCCCTGGTATGGTTGGAACTGCCTGTACACGCCCGGATGCCCATCCGGCCTGAGGAGCGAAAGCATGGTAGTGTCGAGCAGCTTCAAACTGCCTGCCCCGTTTCTTGAAACTGCCCACTCGAACTCCTCAAGCTCAACATTTCTCATCATCTCATCTACGTCTCTCGTTTCAACCTCGCCTGCTTTGAATGGCTCCGTCCTGTTGCAGTAACCCCCGCTGTCCCATTCCCCGTTCTCAAAGTGATCCGGAGTCATGGTTCGGAAGAGGATATACGGCTTTTGCTTCGCCTCGGATACGAATTTGAGCGTGGAGTTGAGTGCTTTTCTATAAGCATGCTCGAACCCTACTTCTGTTATGTTGCTACCATGGCAGCCGTGGCAGCCCAAAATGGTGTTGTTCTCGTAGTAGATTGCATACTTGAGAAACCATTGCCCTCCACCAATCACCACGTGGTCGAAATCCTCGTACTGATCAGTCCAGATGGTGTCGGGCTCGTCTATATGTAGCTGGATTATGCCGGAGGAGACACCATCGTCGTTCTCAAAAGTGGAGGCTTTCGTTAGGAATGGGGCCCATACGACGAAGACCGTGAAGTTGTGAGAGGGAAACGACCATCTCCGGTTCTTGTAAGGCTCGTCGTGGTAGATGTCAACGGCTTCTTCGACCTATAACGTCAAGTTAGATCGTTCATAAATAAATGACAGCAAAATGAAATGAAAGTTAGATGATGTTTGActaaacttataagctctttaaaacaacttaCAAATTGTTTAagagtttttaatttttttcaaaatatttggcaaaatatgtttttaaataatttataagctcttcaaaaaaTAGGTCTTCTACCCTAATttcttttttcataatcttatacagttatacttccttcgtcctcTACATTTATGCATACTTTTTTTTGACAcgcattttaataaaaaaaatatttagagtATTGATAGTGTAGAAAATATCATATTTATGGCTCgaatataatcttaatacatcataccaaacaatatactccttccgtccttataaaatgtatccaatttATCATTTTGGTCTGTCCTCATGAAATGTATCCagtctatttttggtaagttttccactcacaataaagtgggacccttactccactcagagcatccgcaatggggttacatgatagcttacatgatagtcTATTTTATGATGGGCGGACTACATGGTGTAAAAATGTTgcagtggggttacatgatagcttacatgatagaattagttttgatagcttacatgataggcGCGTGCATCACACACGCCTTACACTATAGAGAAaatgggctacacgatagaacgtgtagccctcgtgtaaggtGCTCCTGCAACGCTTACATGATAGTGCTATCGTGTAAAGGCTATCGTGTAGCCGTTGTGAATGCtctcacaacacattcaactactttattaaaacccgtgccatttataaatgaatagtTTTTATAAGGACGAATagagtattatattttacagctattttaatgttttctaccaaacatgatattaatataaCATATAGTAAAAGACATCCTAGTCAAACATATCTCACTTTATCCCATACCGCGTACCAAACGAACTCTAAAGATAATTGTTAAATAGATTGTAGATAAATAAATGTAAGTTATAAAggtaaaattatttaaattatgcgtAGGGTAGTCTCCAAAAATAAGGCGTACATAAATTTTGGGAATGTACTAAAAAGAATGTATGCATAAATATGAGATGATGGAGCATGcaacaattattttacaaatattattaaactctaatttattatttttatcatatacaTTTTCAAGTTCATCTCTCTTTGATTTTAtctttttaacaaaaataatttcgCTTTGACAAAAAACTctttctctagcttataagctcaattattcaaatgcgtactttgacaacttataattttttacaaaattacatcttataaactcttgaaacattttataaattattgcaGCTTATAGGCTTAATTATTCaaactttgacaacttataaattctttaaaaattatattttataaactctcgaaacatcttataaattattactacaacttataaactctttaaaataagcttagcaaAACACCAGCCTAAGCCCACTATTGTAGATCCATTGATATGGGTGGTATGTCTAGTTGGTGAATGTATTAATGCATGTAAGTTCAATATAATCATCATGATTGCTTAGAAAATTGAGAAAACCAAAACTAGTGTGGGCAAGAGAAACTTAATTTCTAAACCCATTTGATCAAATCAACAGCTGCATTTGTGAGACAAATAGGACCCTCAAATCACATCATGGTCTCCTGAATCAACTTAGACACTAAGCAAATGCCAATCATACCTGTGATAGAACGCAGAGCAAAGACTGCACATGGTTACGCATGATTGAATCACCAACAAATGCTAGTGATTTATCCTTCATCATCTCAAGAAATCTCTTGGCATCAAGCTTAGGCAAAATGCAGTCTTTGGGCTTCCATCTCCAGTAAAGGTACCCCAAATCTGGCCTCCCATTTCTCATACAATTCTGTGGAGCTTCTATTGTTCTGCAACTGCTGTTGCTGTAGAATGGGCCATCAGAATCTGGGATCCAATCCCCATTGAATAAATCACAGCCTTCTGTAACATGTCACTACAGTGTCACATAAACTGCAAGATTCAATTTTTAG is a window encoding:
- the LOC130998910 gene encoding protein trichome birefringence-like 25 isoform X1 codes for the protein MKQIKSNNLFSSALVKFAVCFLLLCISYRLLSSSFVRFPLEVSDHEAAAAAAVEPPQFVDDLLLNEGCDLFNGDWIPDSDGPFYSNSSCRTIEAPQNCMRNGRPDLGYLYWRWKPKDCILPKLDAKRFLEMMKDKSLAFVGDSIMRNHVQSLLCVLSQVEEAVDIYHDEPYKNRRWSFPSHNFTVFVVWAPFLTKASTFENDDGVSSGIIQLHIDEPDTIWTDQYEDFDHVVIGGGQWFLKYAIYYENNTILGCHGCHGSNITEVGFEHAYRKALNSTLKFVSEAKQKPYILFRTMTPDHFENGEWDSGGYCNRTEPFKAGEVETRDVDEMMRNVELEEFEWAVSRNGAGSLKLLDTTMLSLLRPDGHPGVYRQFQPYQGKDKDAKIQNDCLHWCLPGPIDSWNDLIMEMLLRNQR
- the LOC130998910 gene encoding protein trichome birefringence-like 25 isoform X2, yielding MKQIKSNNLFSSALVKFAVCFLLLCISYRLLSSSFVRFPLEVSDHEAAAAAAVEPPQFVDDLLLNGCDLFNGDWIPDSDGPFYSNSSCRTIEAPQNCMRNGRPDLGYLYWRWKPKDCILPKLDAKRFLEMMKDKSLAFVGDSIMRNHVQSLLCVLSQVEEAVDIYHDEPYKNRRWSFPSHNFTVFVVWAPFLTKASTFENDDGVSSGIIQLHIDEPDTIWTDQYEDFDHVVIGGGQWFLKYAIYYENNTILGCHGCHGSNITEVGFEHAYRKALNSTLKFVSEAKQKPYILFRTMTPDHFENGEWDSGGYCNRTEPFKAGEVETRDVDEMMRNVELEEFEWAVSRNGAGSLKLLDTTMLSLLRPDGHPGVYRQFQPYQGKDKDAKIQNDCLHWCLPGPIDSWNDLIMEMLLRNQR